A stretch of Aerococcaceae bacterium zg-252 DNA encodes these proteins:
- the recF gene encoding DNA replication/repair protein RecF: MKIKQLNLQNYRNYQHLDLTFNDGLTIFTGENAQGKTNLVEAIFLLSLAKSHRTNRDYELIKSDAEGAKISALVETNNFELPLELFLNKKGKVAKVNHIEQAKLSHFVGQLNVILFAPEDMQLIKGSPALRRRFLDIEIGQSQPIYLVELLQYNRILKQRNQYLKQFGRQSSFDSIYFEVLTEQLIEKAVNVINYRLNYISHLEKIAQPIHFNLSNQRDSLKLEYVSSSSKLNYEQKQHLHTQLTKLFHEAISREKEMGVTAYGPHRDDLIFYVNEQPAQFFGSQGQQRTIVLSIKLAEIEFINQIKGEYPILLLDDVLSELDDNRQHLLMQYIEGKVQTFLTTASIKGLKLQRLNYPSIFYIENGTVQVLKDTH; the protein is encoded by the coding sequence ATGAAAATTAAACAATTAAATCTACAAAATTATCGTAATTATCAACATTTAGATTTAACTTTTAATGACGGATTAACGATATTTACAGGAGAAAATGCCCAAGGGAAAACAAACCTCGTTGAGGCAATTTTTTTATTATCTTTAGCAAAAAGCCACCGAACTAATCGAGATTATGAACTGATTAAAAGTGATGCCGAGGGAGCGAAAATTAGTGCTTTAGTAGAAACCAATAATTTTGAACTTCCCCTTGAATTATTTTTGAATAAAAAAGGAAAAGTTGCCAAAGTTAATCATATTGAGCAGGCAAAACTCAGTCATTTTGTAGGACAATTAAATGTCATTTTATTTGCCCCAGAAGATATGCAATTAATCAAAGGGTCACCTGCACTTAGAAGACGTTTTTTAGATATTGAAATAGGTCAATCCCAACCAATTTATTTGGTGGAGTTGCTACAGTATAACCGTATCTTAAAGCAGCGTAATCAGTATTTAAAACAATTTGGCAGACAATCCTCTTTTGATTCTATCTACTTCGAGGTTCTAACCGAGCAATTAATTGAAAAAGCAGTGAATGTAATTAATTATCGCTTGAATTATATTTCGCATTTAGAAAAAATAGCACAACCGATTCATTTTAATTTATCAAATCAACGTGATTCGTTGAAATTAGAGTATGTTTCTAGTTCTTCTAAGTTGAATTATGAACAGAAACAGCATTTACATACTCAATTAACTAAACTTTTTCATGAGGCAATCTCTCGTGAAAAAGAAATGGGTGTAACAGCGTATGGGCCACATCGAGATGATTTAATTTTTTATGTGAATGAACAACCGGCACAATTTTTTGGCTCTCAAGGCCAACAGCGTACTATTGTGTTAAGTATTAAATTAGCAGAGATTGAATTTATCAATCAGATAAAGGGAGAATATCCCATTTTATTATTAGATGATGTACTATCAGAGTTAGATGATAATCGCCAACATCTTTTAATGCAGTACATTGAAGGAAAAGTACAAACATTTTTAACGACAGCGTCAATTAAAGGCTTAAAGTTGCAACGATTAAATTATCCGAGTATTTTTTATATTGAAAATGGAACGGTTCAAGTTCTAAAGGATACCCATTGA
- the dnaA gene encoding chromosomal replication initiator protein DnaA: MINKDEFWAGVTQYFKEILSETSFNNWVAPVKPTRITDNTITLSVPNNLLKQQWEKNLSGYIIQFSIEHYGFELTPIFIVVGAVSPDNFLVNTLQNDIEIHNVTPANSNLNPSYTFDTFVVGEENKMANGAALAVCDNPGKTYNPFLIYGGVGLGKTHLMQAIGNEIKRNNPAARIKYVTTETFMNEYVSSITYNTTEKFKRMYRDDIDVLLIDDIQFFSNKNRIQEEFFHTFNALFNAGKQIVLTCDRLPNNIDNLEDRLISRFKWGLSTDITPPDLETRIAILRRKALNDNLDIPSEALTYIANNVDSNIRELEGALTRVLAYAAMNGEEISVNLAAKALFALFGSKAEKKLTIEDIITHVAKYFKITVEDIKGSKRVKNIVYPRQIAMYLSRELTDISYPKIGEDFGNKNHTTVMHAYEKIDETIKTDAKIKQDVEELKQQLTHT; this comes from the coding sequence ATGATTAACAAAGATGAATTTTGGGCTGGTGTAACCCAATATTTTAAAGAAATACTTTCTGAAACATCATTTAATAATTGGGTAGCACCGGTTAAACCGACTCGAATTACCGATAATACCATTACTCTATCCGTTCCAAATAATCTTTTAAAACAACAATGGGAAAAGAATTTATCCGGCTATATCATTCAATTTAGTATCGAACACTACGGCTTTGAACTAACACCTATTTTTATTGTGGTCGGTGCCGTATCACCCGATAATTTTTTAGTCAATACATTGCAGAATGATATTGAAATACATAATGTAACACCAGCCAATTCGAATTTAAACCCTTCCTACACCTTTGATACATTTGTTGTCGGAGAAGAAAATAAAATGGCCAATGGTGCTGCCTTAGCCGTTTGTGATAATCCAGGAAAAACCTACAATCCTTTCTTAATCTATGGCGGTGTAGGGTTAGGTAAAACACATTTAATGCAAGCTATTGGAAATGAAATTAAACGAAATAACCCAGCTGCCCGTATTAAATATGTAACGACTGAAACATTTATGAATGAATATGTATCCAGTATTACCTATAATACAACGGAAAAATTTAAGCGAATGTACCGAGATGATATTGATGTATTACTCATTGATGATATTCAATTTTTCTCAAATAAAAATCGGATTCAAGAAGAATTTTTCCACACATTTAACGCATTATTTAATGCAGGAAAACAAATTGTATTGACGTGTGACAGACTACCTAATAATATTGATAATCTAGAAGATCGTTTGATTTCACGTTTTAAATGGGGACTTTCAACAGATATTACCCCCCCAGACTTAGAAACGCGAATTGCTATTTTAAGAAGAAAAGCATTAAATGATAATTTAGATATACCGTCTGAGGCATTAACCTATATAGCGAATAATGTTGATTCTAACATTCGTGAATTAGAAGGAGCTTTAACGAGAGTCTTAGCTTACGCAGCCATGAATGGTGAAGAAATATCCGTCAATTTAGCTGCTAAAGCACTTTTTGCCTTATTTGGTAGTAAAGCAGAAAAGAAATTAACGATTGAAGATATTATTACTCATGTCGCAAAATACTTTAAAATTACTGTAGAAGACATCAAAGGCTCTAAACGAGTAAAAAATATCGTCTATCCTCGTCAAATTGCCATGTATTTATCTCGTGAATTGACAGATATTTCCTATCCAAAAATTGGAGAAGATTTTGGAAATAAAAATCATACGACGGTGATGCATGCTTATGAAAAGATTGATGAGACAATAAAAACCGATGCTAAAATCAAACAAGATGTCGAAGAGCTAAAACAGCAATTGACGCATACTTAG
- the gyrA gene encoding DNA gyrase subunit A: protein MSEQFDQRREFEAVNLPDEMRTSFLDYAMSVIVSRALPDVRDGLKPVHRRILYGMNELGVTPDKPYKKSARIVGDVMGKYHPHGDSAIYEAMVRMAQPFSYRQMLVDGHGNFGSVDGDGAAAMRYTEARMSKITLEMLKDINKDTIDFQDNYSQEEKEPVVLPARFPNLLVNGTSGIAVGMATNIPPHNLGEVIDALSILMKNPDATVSELMEVLPGPDFPTGAIVMGKSGIRKAYETGKGKIIVRSRVEIEQLSGDRERIIVTEIPYGVNKAKMVERIAELAREKRIEGITYVADESGREGMRVVIDVRRDTSASVVLNNLYKYTSLQVSFGFNMLAIDKGVPKILGLKDILSKYLDHQVEVIRRRTAFEKKKAEDRAHILEGLRKALDVIDEVISILRSSREPETAKNTLIERFDLSPIQAQAILDMRLVRLTGLEREKIDKEYNDLMELIRHLTEILGSEVRILEIIEDELQDIKTRFNDERRTELRVGELTNIEDEDLIEEENVLIALTDNGYIKRMTEDEFQVQNRGGRGVKGMGLGEDDTIKSMISCSTHDTLLFFTNLGKVYSTKGYDIPEYGRSAKGLPIVNLINIEKDEFVKELICIRAEDTKDNYLFFVTKQGVVKRSHASDYASIRNNGLRAINMREDDELIQVLVTDGTKNIIIGTHDAYAMVFNEEDIRVMGRTATGVRGIKLRSSDYVVGAALLDDNSEVLVVTENGYGKRTSAEEYPVKKRGGMGVKTSKISQKSGKLAGIVTINDPEAEDLMLMTDQGIVIRFTVDSISKTSRATLGVKMIRVDDESIVSSVTKILRSDNLDEEVETIDVSDE from the coding sequence ATGAGTGAACAATTTGATCAACGGCGAGAATTTGAAGCTGTAAACTTACCTGACGAGATGCGTACATCTTTTTTGGATTATGCAATGAGTGTGATTGTTTCACGTGCTTTACCAGATGTACGTGATGGATTAAAGCCGGTTCATCGTCGAATTTTATATGGTATGAATGAATTAGGCGTAACACCTGATAAACCATATAAAAAATCAGCACGTATTGTTGGAGATGTTATGGGAAAATATCACCCACATGGTGATAGTGCGATTTATGAAGCAATGGTTCGTATGGCACAACCTTTTAGTTATCGTCAAATGTTAGTGGACGGACATGGAAATTTTGGTTCAGTCGACGGCGATGGTGCTGCTGCGATGCGTTATACGGAAGCACGAATGAGTAAAATCACCTTAGAGATGTTAAAAGATATTAATAAGGACACGATTGATTTTCAAGATAATTATTCGCAAGAAGAAAAAGAACCAGTGGTTTTACCAGCTCGTTTCCCTAATTTATTAGTTAATGGAACGAGTGGAATTGCTGTCGGTATGGCGACGAATATTCCACCACATAATTTAGGTGAAGTGATTGATGCATTAAGTATTTTAATGAAAAATCCCGATGCTACTGTCAGTGAATTAATGGAAGTTTTACCTGGGCCGGATTTTCCAACAGGGGCTATTGTTATGGGAAAATCGGGTATTCGAAAAGCCTATGAAACAGGTAAAGGAAAAATTATTGTTAGAAGTCGAGTTGAAATTGAGCAATTATCTGGAGACCGTGAACGGATTATTGTTACGGAAATTCCGTATGGTGTGAACAAAGCTAAAATGGTTGAAAGAATTGCTGAATTAGCACGTGAGAAACGTATTGAAGGTATCACATATGTCGCAGATGAATCAGGTCGTGAAGGTATGCGTGTAGTGATTGATGTGCGTCGTGATACGAGTGCTAGTGTTGTATTAAATAATTTATATAAATACACATCATTGCAAGTTTCTTTTGGATTTAATATGTTAGCCATTGATAAAGGTGTTCCTAAAATTTTAGGATTAAAAGATATTTTATCTAAATATTTAGATCATCAAGTGGAAGTTATTCGTCGCAGGACAGCTTTTGAAAAGAAAAAGGCAGAAGATAGAGCTCATATTTTAGAAGGATTACGTAAGGCATTAGATGTCATTGATGAAGTGATTTCGATACTTCGAAGCTCACGTGAGCCAGAAACGGCTAAAAATACTTTAATTGAACGTTTTGACTTATCACCTATTCAAGCACAGGCGATTTTAGATATGCGTCTTGTTCGCTTAACAGGACTTGAAAGAGAAAAAATTGATAAAGAATATAATGATTTAATGGAATTAATTCGTCATTTAACGGAAATATTAGGTAGTGAAGTGCGTATTTTGGAAATTATCGAAGATGAATTGCAAGATATTAAAACAAGATTTAATGACGAACGCCGTACTGAATTACGTGTGGGTGAATTAACCAATATTGAAGATGAAGATTTAATCGAAGAAGAGAATGTCCTTATCGCTTTAACGGATAATGGTTATATTAAACGAATGACTGAAGATGAATTCCAAGTACAAAATCGTGGAGGTCGTGGTGTCAAAGGTATGGGCTTAGGTGAAGATGATACCATTAAGTCGATGATTTCATGTTCTACTCATGATACTTTATTATTCTTTACTAATTTAGGTAAAGTGTATAGCACGAAAGGCTATGACATCCCAGAATATGGACGTTCAGCAAAAGGTTTGCCAATTGTTAATTTAATCAATATCGAAAAAGATGAATTTGTAAAAGAGTTAATCTGTATTCGTGCAGAAGATACTAAAGATAATTATTTATTCTTTGTGACTAAGCAAGGGGTCGTTAAACGTTCTCATGCGAGTGATTATGCAAGTATTCGTAATAATGGATTACGTGCGATTAATATGCGAGAAGATGATGAATTAATACAAGTACTCGTAACCGACGGTACTAAAAATATTATTATCGGAACGCATGATGCGTATGCTATGGTATTTAACGAAGAAGATATTCGTGTAATGGGACGAACTGCGACTGGTGTACGTGGTATAAAATTACGTTCAAGTGATTATGTAGTAGGTGCTGCATTATTAGATGATAATAGTGAAGTCTTAGTGGTCACTGAAAATGGATATGGTAAACGAACATCTGCTGAAGAATATCCCGTTAAAAAACGTGGTGGTATGGGTGTGAAAACATCTAAAATCAGTCAGAAGAGTGGAAAATTAGCAGGTATTGTAACGATTAATGATCCAGAGGCAGAAGATTTAATGTTGATGACGGATCAAGGTATTGTTATCCGATTTACTGTTGATAGTATTTCAAAAACATCACGTGCGACATTAGGCGTTAAAATGATTCGAGTTGATGACGAGTCGATTGTAAGTTCTGTAACTAAAATTTTACGTTCAGATAATTTAGATGAAGAAGTAGAAACAATCGATGTTAGTGATGAATAA
- a CDS encoding TlpA family protein disulfide reductase, whose translation MKKLLTYLLGFILLFTITSIFYQRASKTEIKLPESIVSSETTLTEIGEKTTETIETTVAKIIGPDTTFLDEQGNIQHLNDKKGRPMVLNLWASWCPPCREEMPFFANAYQTYQHDVEFIMLNAIGSRDTETKEVADSFLAEMGLDLPIYYDIDKNNQFLFGATIFPSTVFFDETGRAVKTIRGMITEEQLFEEINALLGQS comes from the coding sequence ATGAAAAAATTACTAACTTATCTACTAGGATTTATCTTATTATTTACAATTACTTCAATCTTTTATCAACGAGCATCAAAAACAGAGATAAAACTACCTGAGAGTATTGTTTCTAGTGAAACAACACTTACAGAGATAGGAGAAAAAACAACCGAAACCATTGAAACGACTGTTGCTAAAATAATTGGCCCCGATACAACTTTTTTAGATGAACAAGGGAATATACAGCATTTAAATGATAAAAAAGGCAGACCAATGGTGCTCAATTTATGGGCTAGTTGGTGTCCACCTTGTCGTGAAGAAATGCCATTTTTCGCTAATGCCTATCAAACTTATCAACATGATGTTGAATTTATTATGTTAAATGCAATTGGTAGTCGTGATACTGAAACAAAAGAAGTAGCAGATTCCTTTTTAGCTGAAATGGGATTGGATTTACCAATTTATTATGATATTGATAAAAATAATCAATTCCTTTTCGGAGCAACAATTTTTCCGTCAACTGTCTTTTTTGATGAAACAGGACGTGCAGTCAAAACAATTCGTGGCATGATTACTGAAGAACAACTTTTTGAAGAAATTAATGCTTTATTAGGTCAATCATGA
- the yaaA gene encoding S4 domain-containing protein YaaA, protein MEQKTIEIHDQFITLGQLLKHESIISSGGMAKWYLSEHTVKLNNELEQRRGKKLYNGDVIELVAEQLTITVVQKD, encoded by the coding sequence ATGGAGCAAAAAACAATTGAAATTCATGACCAATTTATTACGTTAGGACAATTACTAAAACACGAGTCGATTATCTCATCGGGTGGTATGGCGAAGTGGTATTTGAGCGAACATACTGTTAAATTGAATAATGAATTGGAACAACGTAGAGGAAAAAAATTATACAATGGAGATGTAATTGAATTAGTTGCTGAACAATTAACCATTACAGTTGTACAAAAAGATTAG
- a CDS encoding cytochrome c biogenesis protein CcdA, whose translation MYYLLLFTEGILTFLSPCLLPMIPLYITFITGQQQAFVSKKQILYQLIQFIAGFTLIFIALNLFVTTIGKYFLMHRSIINVFIGVYLILMGFDFLFGQTIMSKFMSNRIINWKPTNNHFIFGVIFALTWTPCVGVFLSAVLSQALLSQHLFNSTLLILAYTLGLSVPFILLTFFMKEMSQSLKWLKKQMPIIHIISSILLIIIGILILVGWYDYLLTLLV comes from the coding sequence ATGTATTATCTATTACTATTTACGGAGGGGATACTAACATTTCTTTCACCCTGTTTATTACCGATGATTCCCCTTTACATCACCTTTATAACAGGGCAGCAACAGGCATTCGTTTCCAAAAAGCAAATACTTTATCAACTTATTCAATTTATTGCTGGATTCACTTTAATTTTTATAGCATTAAATCTCTTTGTTACTACAATCGGAAAATATTTTCTGATGCATCGTTCAATCATCAATGTATTCATCGGTGTCTATTTAATTTTAATGGGATTTGATTTTTTATTTGGACAAACAATCATGTCAAAATTCATGTCGAATCGAATAATAAATTGGAAACCTACCAACAATCACTTTATATTTGGTGTGATTTTTGCACTAACTTGGACACCTTGTGTGGGTGTTTTTCTATCAGCTGTATTATCACAAGCATTACTTAGTCAACATCTATTTAATTCAACTCTTTTAATATTGGCTTATACACTAGGTTTAAGTGTACCCTTTATACTTCTTACCTTTTTCATGAAAGAAATGAGTCAATCACTAAAGTGGTTAAAAAAACAAATGCCAATCATTCACATTATCAGCTCTATTTTATTAATAATCATTGGTATTTTAATACTAGTCGGTTGGTATGATTATTTATTAACCTTATTAGTATAA
- the dnaN gene encoding DNA polymerase III subunit beta — translation MKFTIKRSVFMTQLSHVTRAVPSKTTIDILKGIKLEVQQDKLILIGSNSDISIESILLASDEFNELNIEQTGSVILPARLINDIVRKLPMNTLEIEVNSQFLITVKSGKAIFTIVGGDASSYPQLPMIESNVSATFSTTIFNQLIAQTIFSASNQETRPVLTGIHLTNHGDYLSAVATDSHRLSKREIPFLEGQQALPFESIDVPKKTMLELMRIAEDEQNLTMVVAEQQVIFSLDGITIYSRLLEGIFPDAERLIPSKFVSEITLNANQFLNSIDRTSLLSTGTNKTVQMIVENGEVNLFVKGNEMGMVAEEIEIERIEGEEIKVSFNAEYMKDALKAFENADVKIQFQSAVRPFVIQLATPSELAHNNLLQLLTPIRTHG, via the coding sequence ATGAAATTTACTATTAAACGCTCTGTCTTTATGACTCAACTATCGCATGTAACACGAGCAGTCCCAAGTAAAACAACGATTGATATTTTAAAAGGTATCAAATTAGAAGTTCAACAAGATAAATTAATTTTAATTGGTAGTAATTCGGATATTTCAATTGAGAGTATTTTATTAGCATCAGATGAATTTAATGAATTAAATATTGAACAAACTGGTAGTGTTATTTTACCAGCACGTTTAATTAATGATATTGTTCGTAAATTACCGATGAATACACTTGAAATTGAAGTAAATTCACAATTTTTGATTACGGTTAAATCTGGGAAAGCAATCTTTACGATTGTTGGTGGTGATGCAAGTTCTTATCCACAATTACCAATGATTGAGTCGAATGTAAGTGCTACTTTTTCAACGACTATTTTTAATCAATTAATTGCTCAAACTATTTTTTCAGCATCAAATCAAGAAACTCGACCTGTTTTAACAGGTATTCATTTAACAAACCATGGTGATTATTTATCTGCTGTAGCAACCGATAGTCATCGTTTAAGTAAAAGAGAAATTCCTTTTTTAGAAGGGCAACAAGCATTACCATTTGAATCAATTGATGTTCCGAAAAAAACAATGTTAGAGTTAATGCGTATTGCTGAAGATGAACAAAACTTAACTATGGTAGTTGCCGAACAACAAGTTATTTTCTCATTAGACGGCATTACAATCTATTCACGTTTACTAGAAGGAATTTTCCCAGATGCCGAACGTTTAATTCCGTCAAAATTTGTATCGGAAATTACATTGAATGCAAATCAATTTTTAAATTCAATTGACCGTACTTCCTTACTTTCAACTGGAACAAATAAAACAGTTCAAATGATTGTTGAAAATGGTGAAGTGAACTTATTTGTAAAAGGAAATGAAATGGGTATGGTAGCTGAAGAGATTGAAATAGAACGAATTGAAGGAGAAGAAATAAAAGTATCATTCAATGCTGAATACATGAAGGACGCTTTAAAAGCATTCGAAAATGCAGATGTGAAAATTCAATTTCAATCAGCTGTTAGACCATTTGTGATTCAATTAGCTACACCAAGTGAATTGGCACATAATAATTTATTACAATTATTAACACCAATTCGAACTCATGGATAA
- a CDS encoding M15 family metallopeptidase, which yields MKKLINKIILIVIILSVNFPSINAKDWILPKLDKKDTSIQQLVKLLPPQAQLDDPFLILINRENLLESEPYIPFVYASNGLPYHEALQEPLQQLFSAAEQDGFYYQIVSGYRSFSEQAYNRESRYYSYISEGLSEAEATYLTDLFYAPSNGSEHSSGLAVDLLGINWGGELSVDYQYDPSAIWLAENAHRFGFILRYLNNKTDITGINFEPWHFRYVGNPHATFMHEHQLTLEEYLALITMRNEQLTH from the coding sequence TTGAAAAAATTAATTAACAAAATTATTTTGATTGTCATTATACTAAGTGTCAATTTTCCATCCATTAATGCAAAGGACTGGATATTACCAAAATTAGATAAAAAAGATACGTCTATTCAACAACTAGTGAAATTATTACCTCCACAAGCTCAATTAGATGATCCATTTTTAATATTAATTAATCGAGAAAATTTACTTGAAAGTGAGCCTTATATACCTTTTGTTTATGCTAGTAATGGACTTCCTTATCATGAAGCCTTGCAAGAACCCTTACAACAATTATTTTCAGCAGCTGAACAAGACGGATTTTATTATCAAATTGTTTCGGGATATCGCTCATTTTCGGAACAAGCTTATAATCGCGAAAGTCGTTATTATTCCTATATAAGTGAGGGACTAAGCGAAGCGGAAGCAACTTATCTAACTGATTTATTCTATGCTCCAAGCAATGGTAGTGAACACTCAAGTGGTTTAGCCGTTGATCTTTTAGGAATTAATTGGGGTGGAGAACTATCAGTTGACTATCAATATGATCCGTCTGCTATTTGGTTAGCAGAAAATGCACATCGATTTGGCTTTATTTTAAGATATCTAAACAATAAAACTGATATTACAGGTATTAATTTTGAGCCATGGCATTTTCGATATGTTGGAAATCCACATGCTACTTTTATGCATGAACATCAATTAACCTTAGAAGAATATTTAGCTCTCATTACGATGCGTAACGAACAATTAACTCATTAA
- the gyrB gene encoding DNA topoisomerase (ATP-hydrolyzing) subunit B — protein sequence MTKEQQYNADQIQVLEGLEAVRKRPGMYIGSTSGEGLHHLVWEIVDNSIDEALAGYCTHIEVTIEKNNSITVVDDGRGIPVDIQSKTGRPAMETVFTVLHAGGKFGGGGYKVSGGLHGVGASVVNALSTHVVVEVSRDGKVHQQAFERGKVLHDVKIVGEAESTGTKVNFLPDPTIFRETTDFNYSKLMKRIRELAFLNKGLRISIKDVREEREAEDSFYFEGGIKSYVEYLNEDKQTIVEEPIYLEGEVEGIQVELALQYTDTYHTNILSFANNIHTHEGGTHESGFKSGLTRIINDYARKAGLIKENEENLSGEDVREGLTLVLSVKHPDPQFEGQTKTKLGNSEVRTITERVFATGFETFLMENPKIARVIVDKGILAAKARLAAKRAREMTRKKNVLEIANLPGKLADCSSKDPEQCELFIVEGDSAGGSAKQGRSRMFQAILPIRGKILNVEKASMDKILSNEEIRSLFTAMGTGFGSEFDVSKARYHKLIIMTDADVDGAHIRTLLLTLVFRYMRPLLDAGYVYIAQPPLYQVKQGKKEIYLDTDEQLRQWQADNPDARYSIQRYKGLGEMNYEQLWETTMNPENRRMLRVSVEDAIEADKVMDMLMGDEVAPRREFIEKNAVYVQNLDI from the coding sequence ATGACGAAAGAACAACAATATAATGCAGATCAGATTCAAGTCTTAGAGGGACTTGAAGCAGTTAGAAAACGTCCAGGAATGTATATCGGTTCAACGAGTGGTGAGGGATTACATCATTTAGTATGGGAAATTGTGGACAATTCAATTGATGAAGCATTAGCTGGGTATTGTACGCATATTGAAGTGACCATTGAAAAAAATAATAGTATTACCGTTGTAGATGACGGACGAGGCATTCCGGTAGATATTCAATCTAAAACAGGTCGTCCAGCAATGGAAACAGTCTTTACTGTATTACATGCTGGAGGGAAATTTGGTGGTGGAGGCTATAAAGTTTCCGGAGGTTTGCATGGGGTAGGGGCGTCGGTTGTCAATGCCTTATCGACTCATGTAGTGGTAGAAGTATCGCGTGACGGTAAAGTACATCAACAAGCATTTGAACGTGGTAAAGTACTTCACGATGTTAAAATTGTTGGTGAAGCTGAATCGACTGGAACAAAAGTGAATTTTTTACCAGATCCGACAATTTTTAGAGAAACTACCGATTTTAATTATTCAAAATTGATGAAACGTATTCGTGAGCTCGCCTTTTTAAATAAAGGTTTGCGTATTTCGATAAAAGATGTGCGAGAAGAACGTGAAGCAGAGGATAGTTTTTATTTTGAAGGTGGAATTAAAAGTTACGTTGAATACTTGAATGAAGATAAGCAAACAATTGTAGAAGAACCGATTTATTTAGAAGGCGAAGTTGAGGGAATTCAAGTAGAATTAGCGTTGCAATATACGGACACCTATCATACAAATATTTTATCTTTTGCGAATAATATTCACACGCATGAAGGTGGAACTCATGAGTCAGGATTTAAGTCAGGATTGACGCGTATTATTAATGATTATGCTCGTAAAGCCGGTTTAATTAAAGAAAATGAAGAAAATTTAAGCGGTGAAGATGTGCGTGAAGGATTAACCTTAGTATTATCTGTTAAGCACCCTGACCCACAATTTGAAGGGCAAACGAAAACAAAATTAGGAAATTCTGAAGTAAGAACGATTACCGAACGTGTCTTTGCAACAGGATTTGAAACATTTTTAATGGAAAATCCAAAGATTGCTCGTGTGATTGTCGACAAAGGAATTTTAGCGGCCAAGGCTCGATTAGCTGCTAAACGTGCTCGTGAAATGACCCGTAAGAAGAACGTATTAGAGATAGCGAATTTACCTGGGAAATTGGCTGATTGTTCAAGTAAAGACCCAGAACAATGCGAATTATTTATTGTTGAAGGGGATTCTGCTGGGGGGTCAGCTAAACAAGGACGCTCTCGTATGTTCCAAGCAATTTTACCGATTCGTGGGAAAATCTTGAATGTTGAAAAAGCGTCTATGGATAAAATATTGAGCAATGAAGAAATACGTTCACTATTTACAGCTATGGGAACAGGATTTGGTAGTGAGTTTGATGTATCAAAAGCACGTTATCATAAATTAATTATCATGACTGATGCCGATGTCGATGGTGCACATATTCGTACTTTATTATTGACGCTCGTTTTCCGATATATGCGTCCCTTATTAGATGCAGGTTATGTCTATATCGCTCAGCCGCCTTTATATCAAGTAAAACAAGGTAAGAAAGAAATTTATTTAGATACCGATGAACAGTTACGTCAATGGCAAGCAGATAATCCAGATGCACGTTATTCTATTCAGCGTTATAAAGGTTTAGGAGAAATGAATTACGAGCAATTATGGGAAACAACGATGAATCCTGAAAATCGTCGTATGTTGCGTGTATCGGTAGAAGATGCAATCGAAGCAGATAAAGTAATGGATATGTTAATGGGTGATGAAGTGGCACCTAGACGTGAATTTATTGAAAAAAATGCAGTATATGTTCAGAATTTGGATATTTAA
- a CDS encoding 30S ribosomal protein S6, with protein sequence MSQPTKYEILYIIRPDMNDDAKKELVERFDGILRDNGTTVVESKDWAKKRFAYEINDYKEGIYHLVNVEATDAKGIDEFARLARISRDILRHMIVKIED encoded by the coding sequence ATGAGTCAACCAACTAAGTATGAAATTTTATACATTATTCGTCCTGATATGAACGATGATGCTAAGAAAGAATTAGTAGAACGTTTTGATGGAATTTTAAGAGATAATGGAACTACAGTTGTTGAGTCTAAAGACTGGGCGAAAAAACGTTTTGCATATGAAATTAACGATTACAAAGAAGGTATTTACCACTTAGTAAACGTTGAAGCAACAGATGCAAAAGGTATTGATGAATTTGCTCGTTTAGCTCGTATTAGTCGTGATATTTTACGTCACATGATCGTTAAAATCGAAGACTAA